CTGCAGCTCCTTCGTCCGGCCCGTATATCCTGACAGGACCGTTCTTTTTATCCCGGAGATATGTTTCAAGAAGCTCTGCGTCCCTTATCTTCTCTGAAGCGATGATCTCTTCAGGGACCGGCCGTAGGTTGTAATACTGGAACAGAAAGGTCGGAATGATCTCGTGCAAAGTGGTGGCGACAGAAGGCTCTCTGAAGGTCTTTTTCGCGATAAGCACCCCTTTTTTAAAGCTGAGGAGGACGATGTGAACCTTCTGGTCTCCCCCGGAAAACGCCCACACATCCCTGTCTTTACCGAGGTGTTCATGGACGCTCTGCCTCTCCATCATGCCCTTGATGGCGAGGTATCGCTCCTTAAGGGCCTGCGCCTCTTCGAATTTCCACGAGGAGATCGCCCGGGTTATCCGCCGTTCAAGCTCCTTCAGAAGATTTTCACTTCGTCCGGAGAGGAAATCCGCGAGCTCGGACACCATATTCCGGTAACCGGTGTCATCAATCTTTTCAGTACAGGGTCCGGGACATTTTCCCAGTTGAAAAAGGATACAGGGCCTTTTCCGTTTTTTGAATACACTGTCTTTACATCTCCGTATGGCATAAAAGTTCTGGATCAGTTTTAATACGTCCTTTACATCTCTTGAACGGGGGTAGGGACCAAAATAAAGGGCACCGTCATCTTCGATCTCCCTTGTCAGGTAAAGGGCAGGGTGGCGGTCATTGACCGTCAGCTTCAATGAGATATAGCTCTTGTCGTCCTTGAGGTTCACGTTATAGCGCGGCCTGTTCTCCTTGATAAGGTTGTTTTCCAGGAGGAATGCCTCTTTTTCATTCTTTGTCAGGAAGACCTCGACCTCTTCAATCTTGTCAACGAGCCGCTCGGTCTTGATGTCCCGTTTTGTTTCGGCCATGTAGCTCCTGACCCTTTCCTTTATGTTCTTTGCCTTGCCGATGTAGATGATGTTCTTTTCTTTATCCCTGAAGATATAGACGCCGGAGGATTCAGGCAGGGTATTGAACTCTTGTTCCGTTATCACAGGGTGATCTCCATCTTCTCAAGCTGCAGAAGCCGGTCTCTCAGGTTGGCGGCCTTCTCGAAATCCCACCTCTTTGCCGCCTCATTGATCTCTTTCCGCAGTTTCTTCATCATCCTGGACAGCTTTTTCGGCTCTATCCCTTTTTCTTCAAATTCGTCGACAGGGATCGTGTAGTAATCCTTTTCATAAATGGACGACAGGACGTCGACAACGGATTTCCTGATGGTCTCCGGTGTGATGCCGTGTTCCTCATTGTACCTCTTCTGGAGGGCTCTCCTCCTCTGCGTTTCTCCGATTGCCCTTTTCATGGACTCCGTCACGACATCGCCGAACATGAGCACCTTTCCGTTGATATTCCGTGCAGTCCTGCCGCAGGTCTGTATCAGGGACGTCTCTGACCTGAGGAACCCTTCCTTGTCGGCATCGAGTATCGCCACGAGTGATACCTCCGGCAGATCAAGCCCCTCCCGGAGGAGATTAACGCCGACAAGGACATCAAATTTTCCCATCCTCAGGTCTCTGATGATGGCGACACGCTCCAGGGTGTCAATATCGGAGTGGAGGTATTTTGTCTTGATATTCCGGTCCAGGAGAAAATCAGTAAGGTCTTCGGCAAACCTTTTCGTAAGCGTTGTGATGAGTACCCTTTCTTTTCGCCCGATGGTCTCCTGTATCTCAGGGATAAGCTCCTCGATCTGGTTTTTTGCTTTCCGAA
The sequence above is a segment of the Syntrophorhabdaceae bacterium genome. Coding sequences within it:
- the uvrC gene encoding excinuclease ABC subunit UvrC yields the protein MITEQEFNTLPESSGVYIFRDKEKNIIYIGKAKNIKERVRSYMAETKRDIKTERLVDKIEEVEVFLTKNEKEAFLLENNLIKENRPRYNVNLKDDKSYISLKLTVNDRHPALYLTREIEDDGALYFGPYPRSRDVKDVLKLIQNFYAIRRCKDSVFKKRKRPCILFQLGKCPGPCTEKIDDTGYRNMVSELADFLSGRSENLLKELERRITRAISSWKFEEAQALKERYLAIKGMMERQSVHEHLGKDRDVWAFSGGDQKVHIVLLSFKKGVLIAKKTFREPSVATTLHEIIPTFLFQYYNLRPVPEEIIASEKIRDAELLETYLRDKKNGPVRIYGPDEGAAGEIMRLALENLHETEPIPKEEAFKKTLHLKRIPGRIEIYDISHSHGKHPTGVMVVFEKFKAAKRSYRVFHIKEAPSMDDVAMIGETLQRRLTDTRIVPLPDLCIIDGGKGQLSAAMKILKSLNINSDVIGVAKGQRRKKMEDLIYIPLRKNPLLLSKSSIVFREILRLRDEAHRFAVTSHRRWKKREDLL
- a CDS encoding helicase-related protein — encoded protein: FEEFEARTGQVLYISATPAKYELNKAAGMVAEQVIRPTGLMDPAIHLRKAKNQIEELIPEIQETIGRKERVLITTLTKRFAEDLTDFLLDRNIKTKYLHSDIDTLERVAIIRDLRMGKFDVLVGVNLLREGLDLPEVSLVAILDADKEGFLRSETSLIQTCGRTARNINGKVLMFGDVVTESMKRAIGETQRRRALQKRYNEEHGITPETIRKSVVDVLSSIYEKDYYTIPVDEFEEKGIEPKKLSRMMKKLRKEINEAAKRWDFEKAANLRDRLLQLEKMEITL